In Eubalaena glacialis isolate mEubGla1 chromosome 4, mEubGla1.1.hap2.+ XY, whole genome shotgun sequence, one DNA window encodes the following:
- the LOC133090536 gene encoding 26S proteasome non-ATPase regulatory subunit 7-like produces the protein MSLSITCPFDEDDKDDSVWFLDHDYLENIYGMFKKVNARERIVGWYHTGPKLHKNDIAINELMKRYCPNSVLVIIDVKPKDLGLPTEAYISVEEVHDDGTPTSKTFEHVTSEIGAEEAEEVGVEHLLWDIKDTTVGTLSQQITNQVHGLKGLNSKLLDIRSYLQKVATGKLPINHQIIYQMQDVFNLLPDVSLQEFVKAFYLKTNDQMVVVYLASLIHSVVALHNLINNKIANWDAEKKEGQEKEDGKKDRKDNKEKEKDKEKSDVKKEEKQE, from the coding sequence ATGTCTCTGAGCATCACTTGTCCTTTCGATGAAGATGACAAAGATGATTCTGTCTGGTTTTTAGACCACGATTATTTGGAAAACATATATGGAATGTTTAAGAAGGTCAATGCCAGAGAAAGAATAGTTGGGTGGTACCACACAGGCCCTAAACTACACAAGAATGACATCGCCATCAATGAACTCATGAAAAGATACTGCCCTAACTCAGTATTGGTCATCATTGACGTGAAACCAAAGGACTTGGGACTGCCCACAGAAGCATATATTTCGGTGGAAGAAGTTCACGATGATGGAACTCCAACCTCAAAAACATTTGAGCACGTAACCAGTGAAATTGGAGCAGAAGAAGCTGAGGAAGTCGGAGTTGAACACTTGTTATGGGACATCAAAGACACTACAGTGGGCACTCTTTCCCAGCAGATCACAAACCAGGTCCATGGTTTGAAGGGACTCAACTCCAAGCTTCTGGATATCAGGAGCTACCTGCAGAAAGTGGCCACAGGCAAGCTGCCCATCAACCATCAGATCATCTACCAGATGCAGGATGTCTTCAACCTGCTGCCAGATGTCAGCCTGCAGGAGTTTGTCAAGGCCTTTTACCTAAAGACCAATGACCAGATGGTGGTGGTGTATTTGGCCTCGCTGATCCATTCTGTGGTCGCCTTGCACAACCTCATCAACAACAAGATCGCCAACTGGGatgcagagaagaaagaagggcAGGAAAAAGAAGACGGCAAAAAGGATAGAAAAGataacaaagagaaagagaaagataaggaaaagagtgatgtaaagaaagaagagaaacaggaa